ATATCGATGCGCCGGGAGTCGGCGAAACTATCGGCAAATTTGCGGTGATTAAATGACATTCTCCGGACGAAATCAGCAACGGATATTCAGCCGAATATCTTCAGCAATTGGTAACCTGTCTCGTATTCTCTTTTTTTTAACGATGTAGTTCGATTTAGAAAAAATTGGCAACGCATTTTGTCCTATTTATAATTAAGAAGGAGAAATAATAATCGTGAAGTTGAAACGTTATAGTGGTAATCCAATTTTAGAACCGAGGGGTGATGATTGGGAGTCTGTATCTGTTTTTAACCCGTCAGCAGTCTATAAAGACGGCAAAATACACCTTTATTATCGCGCATTGGGAGATTATTATCCAAGTGTTTCAAGGATTGGATATGCGATATTTGATGATGATTTAAATTTAGTGGAGCGGCAATCAGACCCTGTGTTGATTCCGGATGAAAGAATGTGGGAGTGGTCGTTAGAAGACCCAAGAGTCACTGAAATCGACGGAGATATTTATCTGACGTATGTTGTAACGACTCCAAATCCTCCCAGTGAGATACGAAAACGGTTGGGCATTCCCAAACCTGGACCAACCGCGCAACCCAGAACTGCTTTGGCTACGGTCAAAGATTTTAGGGAGTTCAAACGCTATGGTTTCATTACGCCATATGGCGCCGATGAACGCGATGTCGTGCTCTTTCCTGAAAAAATTGGCGGAAAATATGCCGTACTACATCGACCACATAACTGGGTTGGAGAAGAATACGGAACTTCGGGTCCGTCTATCTGGTATGCCGAGACGGATAGTATTGACCAGAAGATAACAAATCATAAACTTGTAATGAAAGCGGAAACAGAGTGGGAGGGAAATAAGCTGGGAGCCGGACCTCCTCCCATAAAAACGGAATCCGGTTGGCTTTTGATTTACCACGGCGTCGATAGTAACAAGGTTTACCGGGCTGGAGCTGCGCTTTTGGATTTGAAAGAGCCGTGGAATGTGCTTGCCCGTACACGGGAACCTATTCTTGAACCGATTGAAGATTTTGAAAAAAACGGAGATGTTCCGAATGTGGTGTTTCCCGAAGGTATGGTTGTCGTTGACAAATCGCTCATAGTTTTTTATGGCGCTGCTGACAAAGTTTGTTGCGCTGCTTCTGTTAACTTGGATGAATTTATCGGAGATTTACTTTCAGAGGAGTGATTATAAGAATTATCATAATTTGAAGTCCGGGAGGAAGAAGAATTCAATGCTTGGTCAGCTGAGAAAGCATCCGAACTCGCCGGTGAAGTATGGTAGGGAAATTTATAGAAAATAATTCTGAAGATATTTAGCTAATATCCCCAATCAATCTATTTGTTATCGCATAATAGATTCTTAAGTAGCCAAATCGGGACACGCAAATGGTCTCTATTTGGTCATTAGTCCCCGTAAGTACCTGATACTCAAAATACAACATAGTAGTGAAAACCGATGTGTCTCCCGACTTGGCGGGGACAGGCTGTGCTTCTTCC
This genomic interval from Candidatus Neomarinimicrobiota bacterium contains the following:
- a CDS encoding glycosidase, with product MKLKRYSGNPILEPRGDDWESVSVFNPSAVYKDGKIHLYYRALGDYYPSVSRIGYAIFDDDLNLVERQSDPVLIPDERMWEWSLEDPRVTEIDGDIYLTYVVTTPNPPSEIRKRLGIPKPGPTAQPRTALATVKDFREFKRYGFITPYGADERDVVLFPEKIGGKYAVLHRPHNWVGEEYGTSGPSIWYAETDSIDQKITNHKLVMKAETEWEGNKLGAGPPPIKTESGWLLIYHGVDSNKVYRAGAALLDLKEPWNVLARTREPILEPIEDFEKNGDVPNVVFPEGMVVVDKSLIVFYGAADKVCCAASVNLDEFIGDLLSEE